Proteins encoded together in one Prunus dulcis chromosome 3, ALMONDv2, whole genome shotgun sequence window:
- the LOC117621503 gene encoding trans-resveratrol di-O-methyltransferase-like, which yields MSLNNDKVSATSHELLQAQAHVWNHIFQFINSMSLKCAVQLGIPDVIHNHGQPISLSNLISGLNVHPSKAYFIARLMRILVHSNFFAQDQQDLDDEAEEKAVVVYSLTPASRLLLKEAPLSTTQFLLMILDPVVTDPFHLMGTWCQMNNHGNHDHPASPFEMAHGRPFWGLAAQQPKFGSLFNEAMEADSQLIARAVVEECEGVFEGLNSLVDVGGGTGNMAKAIAKAFPNINCTVLDQPHVVANLQGTHNLDFVGGDMFEKIPPANAIFLKWILHDWSDEESVKILKKSREAILSKNEGGKVIILEINVSADNKKMDKKSIETQLMWDMLMMVNLNGKERSEAEWEKLFLTAGFSLYKITHTLGLRSLIEVYP from the exons ATGAGTTTGAATAATGATAAAGTTAGTGCTACTAGCCATGAGCTTCTTCAAGCTCAAGCTCATGTGTGGAATCATATCTTCCAGTTCATAAACTCTATGTCATTAAAGTGTGCAGTTCAATTAGGCATCCCAGATGTGATTCACAACCATGGCCAACCCATATCCCTTTCCAATCTCATTTCCGGCCTCAATGTCCACCCTTCGAAGGCTTATTTCATCGCACGCCTCATGCGAATCCTCGTCCATTCCAATTTCTTTGCACAAGACCAGCAA GATCTTGATGATGAAGCGGAGGAAAAAGCTGTTGTGGTGTATAGCCTAACACCAGCTTCCAGGCTTCTCCTCAAGGAAGCTCCATTAAGCACCACACAATTTTTACTTATGATTCTTGATCCAGTAGTGACAGATCCATTTCATCTAATGGGCACTTGGTGCCAGATGAACAATCATGGAAATCATGATCATCCAGCTTCCCCATTTGAGATGGCACATGGAAGGCCTTTTTGGGGTTTGGCTGCTCAGCAACCAAAGTTTGGTAGCTTGTTTAATGAAGCAATGGAGGCTGACTCTCAGCTGATAGCAAGGGCAGTGGTTGAAGAGTGTGAAGGAGTTTTTGAGGGTTTGAATTCCTTGGTTGATGTTGGAGGTGGCACAGGAAACATGGCCAAGGCCATTGCGAAGGCCTTCCCGAACATTAATTGCACTGTCCTTGACCAACCACATGTTGTCGCAAACTTGCAAGGGACTCAcaatttggattttgttgGAGGAGACATGTTTGAGAAGATACCCCCAGCAAATGCAATTTTCCTCAAG TGGATTCTGCATGATTGGAGTGATGAGGAAAGCGTGAAGATATTGAAGAAGAGTAGAGAAGCAATTCTGAGCAAAAATGAAGGAGGAAAGGTTATCATCCTGGAAATAAATGTGTCTGCAGATAATAAGAAGATGGATAAGAAATCAATTGAAACTCAGCTCATGTGGGATATGTTGATGATGGTCAACCTTAATGGCAAAGAGCGTAGTGAAGCAGAGTGGGAAAAGCTCTTTTTGACTGCTGGATTCTCTCTCTATAAGATTACACATACATTGGGCCTCAGGTCTCTTATTGAAGTTTACCCCTGA